In Dehalogenimonas etheniformans, one genomic interval encodes:
- a CDS encoding flavodoxin family protein, which translates to MNVLGLSGSPRMGGNTEHLLYEFLRGAREAGANTRLIEVAELNISGCLHCDYCSRTGQCKINDDMELIYDALSAADIIVVASPLHFMSVTAQLKAAIDRCQCLWARKYQLKLAPIEPVKRRKGFFICVGGRKGQTMFEPARATVKALFVVLDIGYAGELLFADVDEAGAIKNVPGAMEQAFEAGRKLVQ; encoded by the coding sequence GTGAACGTCCTCGGCCTGTCCGGAAGCCCCCGGATGGGCGGCAATACGGAGCACCTCCTTTACGAATTTCTGCGAGGCGCCCGGGAAGCCGGGGCTAATACCCGCCTAATCGAGGTTGCCGAACTCAACATCTCTGGTTGCCTGCACTGCGATTATTGCTCACGCACCGGGCAGTGCAAGATCAATGACGATATGGAGCTCATTTACGACGCTCTATCCGCCGCGGATATCATCGTCGTCGCATCCCCGCTACACTTCATGTCGGTGACCGCTCAGCTCAAGGCAGCCATAGATCGCTGCCAATGCCTCTGGGCACGCAAATACCAGTTGAAACTGGCGCCGATCGAACCGGTTAAACGAAGAAAAGGGTTCTTTATCTGCGTCGGCGGCCGTAAAGGGCAGACCATGTTCGAACCGGCCAGGGCGACGGTAAAGGCGCTCTTCGTGGTTCTCGATATTGGATACGCCGGCGAACTCCTTTTTGCCGATGTCGATGAAGCCGGAGCGATCAAGAATGTTCCTGGCGCAATGGAACAGGCTTTCGAGGCGGGTCGCAAGCTGGTACAATAG
- the der gene encoding ribosome biogenesis GTPase Der, with protein sequence MNKLPSVAIVGRQNVGKSTLLNRLTGKRQAITEDLPGTTRDRLYIPMNHAGRDFELVDTGGMESLPQDTIARAVNDQVRSAMKAASVVVFLVDAQTGMAPLDHEIADEVRKSGKPVVVAVNKADNARLSLNSAEFHSLGFGEPMPVSAFHGRGVEDLLDRIVELLPEPEAITAAPSRLRIAIAGRANVGKSSLLNALVGEERVIVSPVPGTTRDSIDTPIDTASGSVVLIDTAGIRRRGKIERGVEEYSVIRSLNAIDRADIVLIVLDASEPATAQDTHIAGYAKDQGRGLVLVVNKIDLLENVDMTEYDRNMAARFKFIPYAQRLYVSARTGDGVDRVIPASFEIQSERCKRIPTPDLNSLVRQALARHAPPSIGGKLLKVLYATQVGVCPPEIVFFVNDPKLVHFSFERFLENRLREVFGFTGTPIKFTFKSRGE encoded by the coding sequence ATGAATAAATTACCTTCCGTTGCCATCGTCGGCCGCCAGAACGTCGGCAAGTCCACCCTGCTCAATCGCCTGACCGGAAAACGCCAGGCCATTACCGAAGACCTGCCCGGCACCACCCGCGACCGGCTCTACATCCCCATGAACCATGCAGGCCGCGATTTCGAATTAGTCGATACCGGCGGTATGGAAAGCCTGCCGCAGGACACCATCGCCCGAGCAGTGAACGACCAGGTGCGCTCCGCCATGAAAGCCGCCTCGGTCGTCGTCTTTCTCGTCGACGCCCAGACTGGTATGGCGCCACTTGATCATGAAATCGCCGACGAGGTAAGAAAAAGCGGTAAACCGGTAGTGGTAGCCGTAAACAAAGCGGATAACGCCAGATTATCGTTGAACTCCGCCGAATTCCACTCTTTGGGCTTCGGCGAACCGATGCCGGTGTCCGCTTTCCATGGCCGTGGCGTCGAGGATCTGCTCGATCGCATCGTCGAACTCCTGCCGGAACCGGAAGCGATAACCGCCGCCCCTTCGAGGCTCCGCATAGCCATCGCCGGACGGGCCAATGTCGGCAAGTCATCGCTTTTGAATGCCCTGGTCGGCGAAGAGCGGGTGATAGTTTCTCCTGTTCCTGGGACAACAAGGGACTCTATAGATACACCTATTGACACCGCCAGTGGTTCTGTGGTACTTATAGACACCGCTGGCATAAGGCGTCGGGGCAAGATCGAGCGCGGCGTCGAAGAATATAGTGTCATCCGTTCACTCAACGCCATTGATCGCGCCGACATTGTTTTAATTGTTTTAGATGCCAGCGAACCGGCGACCGCCCAGGACACCCACATCGCCGGATATGCCAAAGACCAGGGCCGGGGGTTAGTCCTTGTCGTCAACAAGATCGATCTCCTAGAAAATGTGGATATGACTGAATACGACCGTAACATGGCCGCCCGGTTCAAGTTCATCCCCTATGCCCAGCGCCTCTACGTTTCCGCCCGCACCGGCGACGGTGTCGACAGGGTTATTCCTGCCTCCTTTGAAATCCAATCTGAGCGTTGCAAGCGTATCCCTACCCCCGATCTGAACAGCCTGGTTCGCCAGGCGCTGGCCCGCCATGCCCCGCCGAGTATAGGCGGCAAGCTCTTGAAAGTCCTTTACGCCACTCAGGTGGGAGTCTGCCCGCCGGAGATTGTTTTCTTCGTCAACGACCCGAAGCTAGTCCATTTCTCTTTCGAGCGTTTCTTGGAGAACCGCCTCCGCGAGGTCTTCGGTTTCACCGGCACGCCGATCAAGTTCACGTTCAAATCCCGAGGTGAATAA
- a CDS encoding ABC transporter ATP-binding protein gives MTGECIVKTENLTRTFGSITAVKDLSIEINRGQVFGFLGPNGSGKTTTISMMLGLINPTKGNVNLFGTKLCPDSLKRVGTVMDTNGFYPGFSARDNLLIFGSLHKPADRKKIDASLEMVGLASRARSKFHTYSMGMKQRLSIALALLDDPEFFIFDEPTNGMDPEGIAEIRSLIVKLASQGKTVFLASHLLSEVEQVCTHLAILKKGVVIRQGSLTELLSKDNRGELEVVPSDFDKALSVLKDAGYETRIEKSSLIVKVHEGDAEKISVLLVTGGVPIREMRLSKPRLEDVFIEATGQN, from the coding sequence ATGACCGGAGAATGTATTGTCAAAACCGAAAATCTCACCCGCACCTTCGGCAGCATCACCGCCGTCAAAGACCTGTCCATCGAGATTAACCGGGGCCAGGTATTCGGCTTCCTCGGTCCCAACGGCAGCGGCAAAACGACTACCATTTCGATGATGCTCGGTCTAATTAACCCGACAAAAGGCAACGTCAATCTCTTCGGCACAAAGCTCTGCCCGGATTCCCTGAAGCGCGTCGGCACGGTCATGGACACCAACGGTTTTTATCCCGGTTTTTCCGCGCGGGACAACCTGCTCATCTTCGGCAGCCTCCACAAGCCGGCCGACAGGAAAAAGATCGATGCATCGCTGGAAATGGTCGGGCTGGCCTCGAGAGCCAGGAGCAAGTTCCACACCTACTCCATGGGCATGAAACAGCGCTTGTCGATCGCCCTGGCGCTCCTCGACGACCCCGAGTTCTTCATCTTCGACGAGCCCACCAACGGCATGGACCCGGAAGGCATCGCCGAGATCCGCAGCCTCATCGTCAAGCTGGCCTCCCAGGGCAAAACGGTCTTTTTGGCCAGCCACCTTTTGTCCGAGGTGGAGCAAGTCTGCACCCACCTGGCGATTCTGAAGAAAGGCGTCGTCATCAGGCAGGGATCGCTCACTGAGCTTTTATCTAAAGACAACCGCGGTGAATTGGAGGTCGTACCGTCCGACTTCGACAAAGCCCTTTCAGTCCTCAAAGACGCCGGATATGAAACCCGGATCGAGAAATCGTCGCTCATTGTCAAAGTCCACGAGGGCGATGCTGAAAAGATTTCGGTTCTTCTCGTCACCGGTGGCGTTCCGATAAGGGAAATGCGGTTGAGTAAACCCCGCCTTGAGGACGTCTTCATCGAGGCGACAGGGCAAAACTGA
- the dnaJ gene encoding molecular chaperone DnaJ, whose protein sequence is MATAKRDYYEVLGVARTCTDDDLKKAFRKLAFQYHPDRNKEADAEAKFKEINEAYSVLSDTNKRAAYDRFGHAGAAGGPFGGGTGGFEDFAGFGGLGEIFETFFGGMGGQGGQGPRRGSDLNYKINITLEEASTGVEKEVNVQRIEACETCKGTGAKEGTTPTKCPECGGQGKVYQVQRSVFGRFTNVVTCPRCRGEGQTISDPCPTCKGSGRIRASRTIKVKIPAGIDNGNQIRISGAGNMGDRNGGAGDLYITPSVAAHKLFRRDGDNVVYELPLNFAQAALGVELDVPTLYGPSKLKVPAGTQSGKVLRVKGKGMPQVNRPSVFGDEWVEVKVVTPEKLNKKQKQLLEELGKSLGTQTDSSAEE, encoded by the coding sequence ATGGCGACAGCAAAACGAGATTACTACGAGGTGCTCGGCGTAGCCCGGACCTGCACCGACGATGATTTAAAAAAAGCCTTCCGCAAGCTCGCTTTCCAGTACCATCCCGACCGTAACAAAGAGGCGGATGCCGAAGCCAAATTTAAGGAGATCAACGAGGCGTACTCCGTGCTTTCCGATACCAACAAGCGTGCCGCTTATGACCGCTTCGGTCATGCCGGGGCTGCCGGCGGTCCGTTTGGTGGAGGAACCGGCGGTTTTGAGGACTTTGCCGGTTTCGGCGGTCTGGGCGAAATTTTCGAGACCTTTTTCGGGGGCATGGGTGGTCAGGGCGGACAGGGACCGCGCCGCGGCTCAGACCTGAACTACAAGATCAACATCACCCTTGAGGAAGCCTCGACGGGTGTCGAAAAAGAGGTCAACGTCCAGCGTATCGAGGCCTGCGAAACCTGCAAGGGTACCGGCGCCAAAGAAGGCACCACTCCCACCAAATGCCCCGAATGCGGCGGCCAGGGTAAGGTCTACCAGGTCCAGCGCAGTGTTTTCGGGCGGTTCACCAACGTAGTGACCTGTCCCCGCTGCCGCGGCGAGGGTCAAACCATTAGCGACCCGTGTCCCACCTGCAAAGGTTCCGGCCGTATCAGGGCGTCCAGGACGATAAAAGTTAAAATTCCCGCAGGCATCGATAACGGTAATCAGATCCGGATTTCCGGAGCCGGGAACATGGGTGATCGGAACGGCGGTGCCGGTGATTTGTACATTACTCCTTCGGTCGCCGCCCACAAGCTATTCCGCCGCGACGGGGATAACGTAGTTTACGAATTACCCTTGAATTTCGCCCAGGCGGCGCTCGGCGTCGAGCTCGACGTCCCAACATTGTACGGCCCTTCAAAGTTGAAGGTACCGGCGGGCACGCAGAGCGGCAAGGTGTTGCGTGTCAAGGGAAAAGGCATGCCCCAGGTCAACCGACCGTCAGTGTTTGGTGATGAATGGGTCGAGGTGAAGGTGGTAACCCCGGAAAAGCTCAACAAAAAGCAGAAGCAGCTTCTAGAAGAACTGGGCAAGAGCCTCGGTACGCAGACTGACTCATCTGCCGAAGAATAG
- a CDS encoding B12-binding domain-containing radical SAM protein, which translates to MKIGLLALCGAQVRTRRIAELGVTLPGFVSRGKLIASLPNLGLLTIAALTPKDIEVEYIEITEGAQHQINRTYDLVGISTCSAQVFEAYELADRYRQNGIRVVIGGLHATALPDEAAGHADAVVIGEGEPVWPELINDFRRDKLKQFYRAEAPFDLAKSPLPRFDFLDRNKHNRITVQTSRGCPHDCDFCAASKTLGPYRKKPIDLVVKEIKEIQKYWPHPFIEFADDNTFVDKAWSKELLKAITPLGIKWFTETDISVAEDDELLALLRPSGCHQLLVGFESILEGNLNGIDRNNWKLKRFSSYISTIKKIQSYGISLDGCFILGLEHDTKDAFRETRDFIETSGLLEAQITVMTPFPGTRLYEKLKTEKRLLKESAWDRCTLFDINFLPKNMTPEQLEEGMIWLGSQIYSEEALAGRKNHYKNIIRDIHTA; encoded by the coding sequence ATGAAGATCGGATTGTTGGCACTATGCGGAGCCCAGGTTCGCACCAGGCGCATCGCTGAACTGGGGGTTACTTTGCCGGGTTTCGTGAGTAGAGGAAAACTCATTGCCTCATTACCAAATCTAGGTTTGCTCACTATCGCCGCCCTGACACCCAAGGATATAGAAGTCGAATACATCGAGATAACCGAGGGCGCTCAACATCAGATAAACCGGACTTACGACCTTGTCGGCATTTCTACCTGTTCAGCTCAAGTTTTCGAGGCTTATGAACTTGCCGATCGCTACCGGCAAAACGGTATCAGGGTGGTGATCGGGGGATTGCATGCCACGGCTCTGCCCGATGAGGCAGCCGGTCATGCCGATGCGGTAGTGATCGGTGAAGGAGAACCCGTATGGCCGGAACTGATCAACGACTTCCGGCGCGACAAATTAAAACAATTCTATCGAGCGGAGGCCCCGTTCGATCTGGCAAAATCCCCATTACCCCGCTTCGATTTCCTCGACCGGAATAAACACAACAGGATAACAGTACAGACCTCCCGGGGTTGCCCGCATGATTGTGATTTTTGTGCCGCTTCCAAAACTCTCGGGCCTTACCGTAAAAAACCGATCGATCTCGTTGTAAAAGAGATCAAGGAAATCCAGAAATACTGGCCGCACCCGTTCATCGAGTTTGCCGATGATAATACCTTTGTCGATAAGGCCTGGTCCAAGGAACTGTTAAAAGCCATTACCCCCCTGGGGATAAAGTGGTTTACGGAAACCGATATTTCAGTCGCCGAAGACGACGAACTGCTAGCCCTGCTTCGACCTAGCGGCTGTCATCAGTTGTTGGTAGGCTTCGAAAGCATCCTCGAGGGTAACCTGAACGGTATTGACCGGAACAATTGGAAACTGAAGCGATTTAGTTCATATATTTCAACGATCAAAAAAATCCAATCATACGGAATCTCGCTGGATGGATGTTTTATTCTTGGTCTTGAACATGACACAAAGGATGCATTCCGAGAAACACGTGATTTTATCGAGACGTCAGGGCTGCTGGAGGCGCAGATTACGGTTATGACACCATTCCCCGGTACGCGGCTGTATGAAAAATTAAAAACCGAAAAACGCCTGCTTAAAGAATCAGCCTGGGACAGGTGCACACTTTTCGATATCAACTTTTTACCAAAAAACATGACACCGGAGCAGCTTGAGGAAGGCATGATCTGGCTGGGGTCGCAGATATACAGCGAGGAGGCATTGGCAGGGCGAAAAAACCATTACAAAAACATAATCAGAGATATCCATACAGCCTGA
- the ybeY gene encoding rRNA maturation RNase YbeY, with product MLTASSRYAIIVFDMRIDITIDKEFKKALSVPWLRGIARRILIAQCAEASSEVGIYITGQDKIRELNRVYRSKDCPTDVLSFSFFVKEASADATTHPDFPIVANSGINLGEVVISLPQAEIQAVEYGHSLKKELARLLIHGIMHLLGFDHEVEADAVIMEDRELQILKTLESELS from the coding sequence ATGCTGACAGCTTCCAGCCGTTACGCTATAATTGTTTTTGATATGAGAATTGACATAACCATAGATAAAGAATTCAAGAAAGCCCTTTCCGTACCGTGGCTTAGGGGAATAGCCCGCCGCATCCTTATCGCCCAGTGCGCCGAGGCTTCTTCCGAAGTCGGTATCTACATCACAGGGCAGGATAAGATCAGGGAACTTAACCGGGTGTACCGGAGCAAAGACTGCCCGACGGATGTCCTTTCCTTCTCTTTTTTTGTGAAAGAAGCCTCTGCGGATGCCACGACGCATCCGGATTTCCCTATCGTTGCGAATAGCGGCATCAACCTGGGAGAGGTGGTCATCTCTCTGCCGCAAGCCGAGATCCAGGCGGTGGAATACGGTCATTCCCTCAAAAAAGAGCTGGCGCGGTTGCTCATCCATGGCATCATGCACCTGCTGGGTTTCGACCACGAGGTTGAAGCCGATGCCGTCATCATGGAAGACCGAGAGTTACAGATCTTGAAAACCCTGGAGTCTGAACTTTCGTGA
- the argF gene encoding ornithine carbamoyltransferase — MKSKDFLSVTDLAGHEIRMLLSDAASLKAQGWQTTLSGKTLALLFEKPSLRTRVSFELAMKQLGGEAIYLSPAEVGLGKRESIADVARVLSRFVDAIAVRTFAQSTLEELAQWAGVPVINALSDAEHPCQALADLLTIYEHKGEFPGLKLAFVGDGNNVAVSLALAAASVGLNFTIATPKGYELPGAAMKRALDRAAVTESIIEATYDPNGAVRDADIIYTDSWTSMGQEAEAEIRRKAFNGFQVDDQMVSLAKPDAIIMHCLPAHYGEEVAEGLLNSPQSVVFDQAENRLHVQKALLADMLGGLCFPWPG; from the coding sequence ATGAAGTCCAAAGACTTTCTCTCCGTAACTGACCTCGCCGGCCATGAGATCCGCATGCTCCTGTCCGACGCCGCCAGCCTGAAAGCCCAGGGTTGGCAGACGACCCTCTCCGGCAAAACCCTGGCTCTGCTATTCGAAAAACCCTCCCTTCGTACCCGCGTCAGCTTCGAACTGGCGATGAAACAACTCGGCGGCGAGGCTATCTACCTCTCCCCCGCCGAGGTCGGACTGGGCAAGCGCGAGTCCATCGCAGATGTCGCCCGCGTCCTGTCCCGCTTCGTCGACGCCATCGCCGTCCGCACCTTCGCCCAGAGCACCCTCGAGGAACTGGCCCAGTGGGCTGGCGTGCCGGTGATCAACGCCTTGTCCGATGCCGAGCACCCCTGCCAGGCCCTCGCCGACCTCCTGACCATCTATGAGCACAAGGGCGAGTTCCCCGGCCTGAAACTGGCATTCGTCGGCGACGGCAACAACGTCGCCGTGAGCTTGGCCCTGGCCGCCGCATCGGTCGGCTTGAACTTCACCATCGCCACTCCGAAAGGGTATGAACTCCCCGGCGCCGCGATGAAACGGGCGCTCGACCGGGCCGCGGTGACCGAAAGCATCATCGAAGCCACCTACGACCCGAATGGGGCCGTCCGTGACGCCGACATCATCTACACCGACAGTTGGACGTCAATGGGCCAGGAAGCTGAAGCCGAGATCCGGCGCAAAGCATTCAATGGTTTCCAGGTCGACGATCAAATGGTCTCCCTGGCCAAGCCCGACGCCATCATCATGCATTGCCTGCCGGCCCACTACGGCGAAGAGGTCGCCGAGGGTCTCCTCAACAGCCCGCAATCAGTCGTTTTCGACCAGGCCGAGAACCGCCTCCACGTCCAGAAGGCGCTCCTCGCCGATATGCTGGGCGGTCTCTGTTTCCCCTGGCCTGGCTGA
- a CDS encoding translation elongation factor-like protein, with protein MSDEVMIGTVSDYFSHIGVAGIDLIDSLKKEDRIHIQGHTTDLMQTVESIQIDRKEVGEASAGQSVGVKVQERVRKGDMVFLVP; from the coding sequence ATGTCGGACGAGGTAATGATTGGCACTGTCAGTGACTATTTCTCTCATATCGGGGTGGCGGGCATCGACCTTATCGACTCCCTTAAGAAAGAAGATCGCATCCACATTCAAGGTCATACTACCGACCTGATGCAGACAGTCGAGTCCATACAGATCGATCGAAAAGAAGTAGGTGAGGCTTCGGCAGGGCAATCAGTAGGTGTCAAGGTTCAAGAGCGTGTTCGCAAAGGCGATATGGTTTTTCTGGTGCCTTGA
- the plsY gene encoding glycerol-3-phosphate 1-O-acyltransferase PlsY yields MLVIELLLVAITSYLIGSIPFGYLIARRKAHIDITSIGSGRIGATNVMRTLGRKMAILVAGLDLLKGITAVLLAGVVIGHNYIMLGDYHVGILTAQVIAALAAVTGHIFPVFNHFKGGRGVATFFGGFIALYPLAAIFGGEVFIIGAGLTGFASLGSIAGVAGAYAVMIPLSLHSGLPIEYLFYSLIGSTIIVIMHRDNIQRLIAGKERRFTEKAN; encoded by the coding sequence ATGTTAGTCATCGAGCTTTTGCTTGTTGCCATAACCTCTTACCTCATCGGCAGCATCCCTTTCGGTTATCTCATCGCCCGGCGTAAAGCCCATATCGACATCACCTCCATCGGCAGCGGGCGCATCGGGGCAACCAATGTAATGCGCACCCTCGGGCGCAAAATGGCTATCCTGGTTGCCGGTCTGGACCTGCTCAAGGGTATTACAGCCGTTCTACTGGCCGGGGTTGTTATCGGCCATAATTACATCATGCTCGGCGATTACCATGTCGGCATCCTTACGGCACAGGTGATAGCAGCGTTGGCCGCGGTCACCGGTCACATTTTCCCCGTTTTTAATCATTTCAAGGGAGGAAGAGGCGTCGCCACTTTCTTCGGTGGTTTCATCGCACTCTATCCCCTTGCCGCAATTTTCGGCGGCGAGGTCTTCATTATCGGTGCCGGTCTGACCGGTTTCGCCTCTCTTGGCAGCATCGCCGGGGTCGCCGGCGCCTACGCCGTCATGATCCCACTTTCGCTCCACTCCGGTCTCCCCATCGAATACCTCTTCTATTCTCTCATCGGCTCAACGATCATCGTCATCATGCATCGCGACAACATCCAGCGACTTATTGCCGGCAAAGAGCGCCGCTTCACCGAAAAAGCCAACTGA
- a CDS encoding flavin reductase family protein: protein MAKLKLGPQALIYPMPTLLVGSMVAGKPNFMTAVWGGVACGEPAMVSVAIRPTRYTLKGINENKSFSVNIPNTKLVRETDYCGIVSGSKADKTAKCGFKVFFGQQSGAPLIESCPVNLECVLYQIVELGSHVLVIGRITECHISEECLTNGRADVSKIDPIVYITGQSQYLDLGKVVAKAFSVGNEIKG from the coding sequence ATGGCCAAACTTAAACTAGGGCCTCAGGCTCTCATTTATCCCATGCCCACCTTGCTGGTCGGCAGTATGGTGGCGGGTAAACCTAACTTCATGACGGCGGTCTGGGGCGGTGTCGCCTGCGGAGAACCCGCCATGGTGTCCGTGGCTATACGGCCGACCCGCTACACCCTCAAGGGAATAAACGAAAACAAGAGCTTCTCGGTCAATATTCCGAATACCAAACTCGTCCGGGAAACTGACTATTGCGGAATAGTCTCCGGCTCTAAAGCCGACAAGACAGCCAAATGTGGCTTTAAAGTCTTCTTCGGGCAGCAAAGCGGCGCGCCCCTTATCGAATCGTGTCCGGTCAACCTGGAGTGCGTTTTGTACCAGATAGTTGAGCTCGGGAGTCACGTGCTAGTCATCGGCCGCATCACCGAATGCCATATCTCCGAAGAATGCCTGACCAACGGTCGGGCTGATGTGTCAAAGATAGACCCGATCGTTTACATCACCGGTCAATCGCAATACCTGGACCTCGGCAAAGTCGTCGCCAAGGCTTTTAGCGTAGGCAACGAGATCAAAGGCTGA
- a CDS encoding NAD(P)H-dependent glycerol-3-phosphate dehydrogenase, translated as MPKVAIVGATTWGITLAAVLARKDGDLRILTRTEEEASLTRKSVFKTPRLPEGFILPPGITVTADVPAALKDADAVIMAVPSQAMRLNTRQVAPYFGKRTLIISAGKGLEIETGKRMSEVIADETRKEHHSNICVLSGPNLAWEILAGRPAVTVIAAEKETRARRGVRLVTVPNFCAFTNTDVVGVELGGALKNIIALGAGIVDGLGYGDNTKAALLTRGLTEITALATALGANPLTLAGLAGQGDLIATCSSKLSRNHQVGERLTRGEPLKDIQEHMNGIAEGVSTTLVAWNLAQKLGIEMPITDRLYRVLYQGEDVRVAVKELMVVTASHELAGRKWGLFSLFRRRKTPEAIS; from the coding sequence ATGCCTAAAGTTGCAATTGTCGGCGCTACCACATGGGGCATAACCCTTGCTGCTGTGCTTGCCCGCAAGGACGGCGATCTCCGGATACTTACCCGGACCGAGGAAGAAGCCAGCCTCACTCGGAAAAGTGTTTTCAAAACCCCCCGCCTGCCCGAAGGTTTTATCCTGCCTCCCGGCATCACCGTCACCGCCGATGTTCCCGCAGCTCTGAAAGACGCCGATGCGGTGATCATGGCGGTTCCCTCCCAGGCGATGAGACTCAACACCCGGCAGGTCGCGCCTTATTTTGGAAAACGGACGCTCATCATCAGCGCCGGAAAAGGCCTCGAGATCGAGACCGGCAAGCGCATGTCCGAGGTCATCGCCGACGAGACCCGCAAGGAACACCACTCAAACATCTGCGTCCTCTCCGGGCCGAACCTGGCTTGGGAAATCCTGGCCGGCAGACCCGCGGTCACCGTTATCGCCGCTGAGAAAGAGACCCGCGCGCGGCGCGGCGTAAGGCTGGTGACCGTGCCGAACTTCTGTGCCTTCACCAACACGGATGTCGTGGGTGTGGAACTGGGCGGCGCTCTCAAGAACATCATTGCTCTTGGGGCCGGCATCGTTGATGGGCTGGGCTACGGCGATAACACCAAAGCGGCTTTGCTGACACGGGGATTGACCGAGATAACCGCCCTGGCAACGGCGTTGGGCGCCAACCCGCTGACCCTGGCAGGCCTTGCCGGACAGGGTGACTTGATCGCTACCTGTTCCAGCAAGCTTTCGCGCAACCATCAGGTCGGCGAGAGACTTACCCGGGGTGAACCGCTTAAGGACATCCAGGAACACATGAACGGTATCGCGGAAGGCGTATCCACAACCCTGGTGGCCTGGAACCTGGCCCAAAAACTGGGTATCGAGATGCCCATCACCGACCGGCTTTACCGCGTGTTGTACCAGGGCGAAGACGTTCGTGTAGCCGTTAAGGAACTGATGGTGGTGACCGCCTCCCACGAGTTGGCGGGACGCAAGTGGGGTCTGTTCAGCCTCTTCCGAAGGCGCAAGACCCCCGAGGCGATTTCGTAA
- a CDS encoding ABC transporter permease subunit has protein sequence MDLPAIFRLVGLEFKKLFKGKALYIVIFLLIVFAGMSTTGWKDNYQNNVNSLRQMIGNSTQNLEQMAKLPPNVIKPPVVIIGGMGSYEPPQIDWVNHPLKDADGNLIPENMAYYKQLYTTYYENQIVALTQEGGQFSLGRLMGQGASQVGMLIPILAVALAVGLFATDFRGGYRLMVSRGVRRSNVMTAKLLTALTLAVSLAALFTGAQLVFGLVSSSGIEGAGLSGVSSSTILSIFAIALLLFVAYMALGGVISTVVGTPSAAMAIGLVVAFISVSFFFNLTPEDHFFLAGLSPVSLGYNFNSLMYYVWRDGDASTRYRDVAPSVAFALTYAAIFVTAIYGIFSNKQLRA, from the coding sequence ATGGATTTACCCGCGATTTTCAGGCTGGTAGGCCTTGAATTCAAAAAACTGTTCAAAGGCAAGGCTCTATACATCGTCATTTTCCTCCTGATTGTCTTTGCCGGCATGAGCACCACAGGATGGAAAGATAATTACCAGAACAACGTCAACAGTTTGCGACAGATGATCGGCAATTCGACCCAAAATCTGGAACAGATGGCAAAACTGCCTCCGAATGTGATCAAGCCGCCTGTCGTTATTATCGGCGGTATGGGTAGTTACGAGCCTCCTCAAATCGATTGGGTAAACCATCCCCTTAAAGACGCCGACGGCAACCTGATCCCCGAGAACATGGCGTATTACAAGCAGCTTTACACCACATACTACGAAAACCAGATCGTTGCCTTGACCCAGGAAGGCGGGCAATTCTCCCTCGGCAGACTGATGGGGCAGGGAGCCAGTCAGGTAGGCATGCTGATCCCGATCCTTGCCGTTGCCCTGGCTGTCGGGCTGTTTGCCACCGATTTTCGGGGTGGCTACCGTCTCATGGTCAGCCGGGGTGTCAGGCGCTCCAACGTCATGACCGCCAAGCTGCTGACCGCTCTTACACTGGCCGTTAGCCTGGCGGCGCTTTTCACCGGCGCCCAATTAGTCTTCGGGCTCGTTTCATCCTCCGGTATCGAGGGAGCCGGGCTGTCCGGTGTTTCCTCTTCGACGATTTTGAGCATCTTCGCCATTGCCCTGCTCCTGTTCGTCGCCTACATGGCCCTCGGCGGGGTCATCAGCACCGTCGTGGGAACGCCCAGCGCCGCGATGGCTATCGGGCTGGTGGTCGCCTTCATTTCGGTCAGTTTCTTCTTCAACCTGACCCCGGAAGACCATTTCTTCCTGGCCGGCCTCTCCCCCGTTTCGCTAGGCTACAATTTCAATAGCCTGATGTATTACGTTTGGCGGGACGGCGACGCTTCCACCAGGTACCGCGATGTAGCGCCGTCGGTCGCCTTCGCCCTGACCTATGCCGCCATCTTCGTCACCGCCATCTACGGAATCTTCTCCAATAAACAGTTGAGGGCTTGA